A genomic stretch from Xiphophorus maculatus strain JP 163 A chromosome 16, X_maculatus-5.0-male, whole genome shotgun sequence includes:
- the LOC102230707 gene encoding uncharacterized protein LOC102230707, whose translation MPRRGRRSEAAKVRWRKLEIVPVDAKPGTPPLTTSAWNPTRSPPKKMSPLLDGGLPNQMSPPMVRQEEPRVPPTSPGSRRGTGRRHRVETWPASRVTRRSCKLVLPTAEALEKKFALLVGDSHLRAIVDGYSTMPKGDFSLGVLASPGASAEELKLEVLDAVLPRPPEVICLLAPSNNLTASRTFVEAGAAFDALLSTVCNLSANVVVVDFPPRLCVEDSVQQLLRQEFQRVAAQRSVRYLPVTEHFPLSSLALWSRDGVHLSDHPGMEVLAQLLEAAVCSQLELSASKSPAPVMLAPPPLGTASPPAVRRCLTQPVVVTEVAAPRRSEPYAWTVVGGGRKGDLLDSSIPLNPVCFSPALLEDMDRIVPASGLETPLPICCPKVEKKASAKRRSISDPYKLNPVEQQV comes from the exons ATGCCACGTAGAGGACGACGCTCTGAGGCGGCCAAGGTGAgatggaggaagctggagaTTGTGCCGGTCGACGCCAAG CCTGGGACACCACCGCTCACAACCAGCGCTTGGAACCCAACTCGGTCTCCGCCAAAGAAG ATGTCCCCACTGCTGGACGGTGGCCTGCCCAACCAG ATGTCGCCTCCCATGGTGCGTCAGGAGGAGCCCCGTGTGCCACCGACCTCTCCTGGGTCAC GCCGTGGGACGGGGCGTCGCCATCGGGTGGAGACGTGGCCAGCCTCCCGGGTGACCAGACGGAGCTGCAAGTTGGTTCTGCCTACTGCCGAGGCTCTGGagaagaag tttgctctTTTGGTTGGTGATTCCCATCTGCGTGCTATTGTGGATGGGTATTCTACCATGCCAAAGGGCGACTTCTCCTTAGGGGTGCTTGCATCCCCCGGTGCCTCTGCGGAAGAGTTGAAGCTTGAGGTGCTGGATGCAGTTCTGCCTCGGCCCCCCGAGGTGATCTGTCTTCTGGCCCCAAGTAACAACTTAACCGCCAGCAGGACCTTCGTGGAGGCCGGAGCGGCGTTTGACGCTTTGTTGAGTACCGTCTGCAACCTCTCTGCTAAT GTGGTCGTTGTGGACTTTCCACCGCGCCTTTGCGTGGAGGACAGTGTGCAACAGCTGCTGCGGCAGGAGTTTCAACGTGTGGCTGCTCAGAGAA gtgTTCGGTACTTGCCTGTCACTGAACACTTCCCATTGAGCAGCCTGGCCTTGTGGAGCAGGGATGGC GTTCACCTGAGCGACCATCCTGGGATGGAGGTCCTTGCTCAGTTGCTTGAGGCGGCGGTCTGCTCGCAACTTGAGTTAAGTGCATCGAAATCTCCTGCTCCTGTGATGTTGGCTCCACCCCCCCTTGGGACGGCTTCCCCCCCCGCGGTGAGACGTTGCCTGACCCAGCCGGTTGTGGTTACCGAAGTTGCTGCTCCGCGTCGTTCGGAGCCCTACGCCTGGACTGTGGTTGGTGGTGGTCGGAAG GGAGACCTGCTGGACTCTTCCATCCCCCTGAATCCTGTGTGCTTCAGCCCAGCGTTGCTGGAGGACATGGACCGGATCGTTCCTGCGTCTGGCCTTGAAACTCCGCTACCTATATGTTGTCCGAAGGTGGaaaag aaGGCGAGTGCGAAGCGTCGTTCCATTTCCGATCCCTACAAGCTGAATCCAGTGGAGCAGCAGGTCTGA